In a single window of the Papaver somniferum cultivar HN1 chromosome 8, ASM357369v1, whole genome shotgun sequence genome:
- the LOC113306697 gene encoding uncharacterized protein LOC113306697 isoform X1 — protein MIKFAEKDAFHLRVRLHLRINNMLSCAGADDSRLVLEEHLVNPSVSVPELALFRSYNLFVVPFVVPSSISLDIKTSLRAGSVINFHQNYLSSYLFFLDICGKLVERRKGTLPCFMVGSPEESQFLLERLVMYSRRP, from the exons ATGATCAAGTTTGCGGAGAAGGATGCTTTCCATTTGAGAGTCAGGTTACACTTGCGTATTAACAATATGCTTTCATGTGCTGGAGCTGATGACTCCAGACTGGTATTAGAGGAGCATTTGGTAAACCCCTCGGTATCTGTGCCAGAGCTAGCATTGTTCAGGTCCTATAATCTGTTCGTTGTGCCCTTCGTCGTTCCAAGTTCAATTTCCCTGGATATCAAAACATCATTGCGAGCTGGAAGTG TGATAAACTTTCACCAGAACTATCTCTCCAGTTATCTGTTTTTCCTGGACATTTGTG GGAAGCTTGTTGAGAGGAGGAAGGGAACTTTACCTTGTTTCATGGTTGGTTCTCCCGAAGAATCGCAGTTTCTCTTGGAGCGTTTGGTGATGTACTCTCGTAGGCCTTAA
- the LOC113306697 gene encoding uncharacterized protein LOC113306697 isoform X2, giving the protein MIKFAEKDAFHLRVRLHLRINNMLSCAGADDSRLVLEEHLVNPSVSVPELALFRSYNLFVVPFVVPSSISLDIKTSLRAGSDYLRSDKLSPELSLQLSVFPGHLWEAC; this is encoded by the exons ATGATCAAGTTTGCGGAGAAGGATGCTTTCCATTTGAGAGTCAGGTTACACTTGCGTATTAACAATATGCTTTCATGTGCTGGAGCTGATGACTCCAGACTGGTATTAGAGGAGCATTTGGTAAACCCCTCGGTATCTGTGCCAGAGCTAGCATTGTTCAGGTCCTATAATCTGTTCGTTGTGCCCTTCGTCGTTCCAAGTTCAATTTCCCTGGATATCAAAACATCATTGCGAGCTGGAAGTG ACTACCTTCGCAGTGATAAACTTTCACCAGAACTATCTCTCCAGTTATCTGTTTTTCCTGGACATTTGTG GGAAGCTTGTTGA